In Rosa chinensis cultivar Old Blush chromosome 1, RchiOBHm-V2, whole genome shotgun sequence, a genomic segment contains:
- the LOC112165999 gene encoding uncharacterized protein LOC112165999 produces MKKPNFCLKMQFATIQILRDALREKAIQGGWKYVYINNDKIRLRVVCKENNCPFELFASKMQHESTLMIKRYNPMHNCYRKFNNSMVTQKYLTAKFKDQIALNEATKPENLAKTMSASIRAGVSKSMAYRAKRAALLEVEGGIKEQYARLADYGKELQRADPGTTIDLVCNFSNSEKAPVFKRLYICLGALKNGFKAGCRSLIGLDGAHLKTCFGGQLLTAVGIDANNTSWVVVYATVELETKDS; encoded by the exons ATGAAGAAGCCCAATTTCTGTTTAAAGATGCAATTTGCAACTATACAGATTTTGAGGGATGCATTGAGGGAGAAGGCAATCCAAGGAGGGTGGAAGTATGTCTACATAAATAATGATAAGATAAGGTTGAGGGTGGTCTGCAAGGAAAACAACTGTCCTTTTGAGTTGTTTGCTTCCAAGATGCAGCATGAAAGTACCTTGATGATAAAGAGGTACAATCCCATGCATAACTGCTATAGAAAGTTTAACAATAGCATGGTGACGCAGAAATACTTAACAGCCAAGTTCAAGGATCAAATTGCTCTTAATGAAGCCACAAAACCAG AGAATTTGGCTAAGACTATGTCAGCAAGCATTAGGGCAGGTGTTTCCAAAAGTATGGCCTATAGAGCAAAGAGAGCTGCATTGTTAGAAGTAGAAGGGGGCATCAAGGAGCAGTATGCAAGGCTGGCTGATTATGGGAAGGAACTTCAAAGGGCTGATCCAGGAACCACAATTGACTTGGTTTGTAACTTCAGCAACTCCGAGAAGGCACCTGTTTTCAAGAGGTTGTACATTTGCTTGGGAGCTTTGAAGAATGGATTCAAGGCAGGTTGCAGATCATTGATTGGTTTGGATGGAGCTCATTTGAAGACATGTTTTGGTGGCCAACTGCTAACTGCTGTCGGAATTGATGCTAACAACACTTCATGGGTTGTTGTTTATGCAACGGTTGAGTTGGAGACAAAGGACTCTTGA